In one Prosthecochloris aestuarii DSM 271 genomic region, the following are encoded:
- the lpxD gene encoding UDP-3-O-(3-hydroxymyristoyl)glucosamine N-acyltransferase produces the protein MNVFDLQTFLQQFFDHVDLVGDGDVAITGPARIEQASKGNVTFVANEKYSKYISTTKASLLIVSRQMPVDQYSDRLTFLKVKDPYTAFVFILKKFAAPRRLASPGIAPTAVVGSNVSMGSNVSIGDYAVIGDGCTIGDNAIIAPHCVLMDGVSLGDGCMLFPHVVCYDAVRIGNRVTLHSGVVIGADGFGFAPQSDGSYIKIPQMGIVEIGDDVEVGANTTIDRATMGSTVVEHGAKIDNLVQIGHNCRIGNDTVIASQTGVSGSVSIGSQCMIGGQVGMAGHLSLADHTQVAAKAGITKSFTRPGQVLRGYPAQTMKEQLRQEVLIRNLDRMKTRLKELEAEFESIRNGENPSLSL, from the coding sequence ATGAATGTATTTGACCTGCAGACCTTCCTGCAACAGTTTTTTGACCATGTGGACCTGGTAGGCGATGGAGATGTGGCTATTACGGGCCCGGCAAGGATTGAACAGGCATCGAAGGGCAACGTGACCTTTGTCGCCAATGAGAAATACAGCAAATACATCAGTACTACCAAAGCTTCTTTGCTTATCGTCAGCCGGCAGATGCCGGTTGATCAATATAGTGACCGGCTTACTTTTCTGAAAGTAAAAGACCCCTACACCGCCTTCGTTTTTATTCTCAAAAAGTTTGCTGCTCCTCGCAGACTCGCTTCTCCCGGTATCGCCCCCACTGCGGTTGTTGGTAGCAATGTCAGTATGGGCAGTAATGTTTCCATAGGCGATTACGCTGTTATCGGCGACGGTTGCACTATCGGCGACAACGCAATCATTGCGCCGCACTGTGTCTTGATGGATGGCGTCTCTCTCGGCGATGGCTGTATGCTGTTTCCCCATGTGGTCTGTTATGATGCGGTCAGGATCGGCAACAGGGTTACCCTGCACAGCGGTGTTGTTATCGGAGCTGATGGTTTTGGTTTTGCTCCTCAGAGTGATGGTTCGTATATCAAAATTCCCCAGATGGGCATTGTTGAAATCGGTGATGATGTCGAAGTCGGCGCTAATACCACCATCGACCGGGCAACGATGGGAAGCACGGTTGTTGAGCATGGAGCTAAAATCGATAATCTTGTTCAGATCGGCCATAACTGCAGGATTGGCAACGATACCGTGATCGCTTCTCAGACAGGGGTTTCCGGAAGTGTTTCGATCGGGAGTCAGTGCATGATCGGAGGGCAGGTCGGTATGGCGGGACATCTTTCTCTGGCCGATCACACCCAGGTAGCGGCAAAAGCCGGGATTACAAAATCATTTACCCGACCGGGACAAGTGTTAAGGGGATATCCTGCCCAGACTATGAAAGAGCAGCTTCGTCAGGAAGTGCTCATTCGTAACCTCGACAGGATGAAAACCCGTCTTAAAGAGCTTGAGGCAGAGTTTGAATCGATCAGAAACGGAGAGAACCCATCGCTTTCTCTATGA
- a CDS encoding ribose-phosphate pyrophosphokinase produces MAKPIKIFAGRSNTALAEKIADYLDMPLCDAKVENFSDGEISVNYFESIRGSDMFIIQSTNPPADNLMELLIMIDAARRSSAARITAVIPYYGYARQDRKDRPRVAITAKLVANLLTKAGANRILTMDLHAPQIQGFFDIPFDHLYSSVVLIDHIRSMELDNLVVASPDVGGVKLARAFAEALGTDLVIVDKRRPKANVAEVMNIIGDVNGKNVLLVDDMIDTAGTLVNAAKAIQDAGGKKIYSAATHGILSGPAIERINASVLEKVILTDSVVTGHAPSGKIEEVTVSNLFGEAIKRIYDDNSVSCLFDSKNIKKK; encoded by the coding sequence ATGGCAAAACCAATTAAAATTTTTGCAGGGAGAAGCAACACAGCACTTGCTGAGAAGATTGCTGACTACCTTGACATGCCGCTTTGTGACGCAAAAGTGGAAAATTTCTCTGACGGAGAAATTTCGGTCAACTATTTTGAATCTATCAGAGGCTCTGATATGTTCATTATCCAGTCAACCAATCCTCCGGCTGACAATCTGATGGAGCTACTCATCATGATTGATGCTGCCAGGCGCTCATCAGCAGCAAGAATAACAGCAGTCATACCGTATTACGGCTATGCCAGACAGGATCGTAAAGATCGGCCCCGAGTTGCCATTACCGCAAAACTGGTCGCGAACCTGCTCACCAAGGCCGGTGCCAATCGCATTCTCACCATGGATCTGCATGCCCCTCAGATTCAGGGCTTTTTCGATATTCCGTTTGATCATCTCTATTCGAGCGTCGTTCTCATCGATCATATCCGCTCGATGGAACTCGACAACCTTGTTGTCGCATCTCCCGATGTCGGCGGCGTCAAGCTTGCAAGAGCTTTTGCCGAGGCTCTGGGAACAGATCTTGTCATCGTCGATAAACGTCGACCGAAAGCCAATGTGGCAGAAGTGATGAACATCATCGGTGATGTGAACGGCAAAAACGTGCTTCTTGTCGACGACATGATTGATACGGCAGGAACGCTGGTCAATGCGGCAAAGGCCATTCAGGATGCCGGAGGCAAAAAAATCTACTCTGCCGCCACACATGGCATACTCTCCGGCCCGGCCATCGAGCGCATCAACGCGTCTGTTCTCGAAAAAGTCATTCTCACAGATTCAGTGGTAACAGGGCACGCCCCTTCCGGGAAAATAGAGGAAGTAACCGTCAGCAACCTGTTCGGCGAAGCAATTAAACGCATTTACGATGATAATTCTGTCAGCTGCCTGTTTGACAGTAAAAACATCAAAAAGAAATAA
- a CDS encoding 50S ribosomal protein L25/general stress protein Ctc: METIVLAVEPRTCSKNEAKTLRTEGKVPAVVYHNGEDNQHICVNELALEKLVHSPESHIINLEFPDGKNRRSLIKDVQFDPVTDKVIHADFQFFSAGEVLEMEVPVTFTGKGPGIEAGGRLQALVHALTVKGVPSSIPDHITLDISAMELGETMHIKEIPAEIAAGKFEFVGEPETPVVSITAPRVEAEKTEEEEPESTEE; this comes from the coding sequence ATGGAAACAATTGTACTGGCAGTTGAGCCTCGCACCTGCAGCAAAAACGAAGCGAAGACATTAAGAACGGAAGGTAAAGTTCCTGCGGTAGTCTACCACAATGGTGAAGATAATCAGCACATCTGTGTCAATGAACTGGCCCTTGAAAAACTTGTGCATTCACCAGAATCACATATCATCAACCTCGAATTCCCTGATGGAAAAAACAGACGTTCTCTCATCAAGGACGTTCAGTTCGATCCTGTAACCGACAAGGTTATTCACGCTGACTTCCAGTTCTTCTCCGCCGGAGAGGTTCTCGAAATGGAAGTGCCTGTCACCTTTACCGGCAAAGGCCCTGGCATCGAAGCTGGCGGAAGACTCCAGGCGCTGGTTCACGCCCTTACCGTAAAAGGTGTGCCGTCCAGCATCCCGGATCACATAACTCTTGATATCTCAGCTATGGAGCTTGGCGAAACAATGCATATCAAAGAGATCCCTGCCGAAATCGCAGCTGGAAAATTTGAATTCGTCGGCGAGCCGGAAACTCCTGTCGTTTCTATCACGGCACCAAGAGTCGAGGCTGAAAAAACGGAGGAAGAAGAACCCGAGTCGACAGAAGAGTGA
- a CDS encoding ABC transporter permease, which yields MNPETPHVTNRASQPRILLIDRLLPGIGLFRTGQKGLGIFFMLSTVIFFAILGWRLPLVASSIHSLGTGILLIFVSTDSFYAVFTQEMLEFWIASIYLISALFGLFYFSHRSLGKHLDERQHGPKQELTLSESGWRSFRKHTIALYASVVVFLLYSTAFMAPFLSPFSPFEQQDFLVTAYKPPLTRIDALILKDRKGVTIPLRKGTNLEDKLTNTLITDFKTLKSRNEPNKLIFVDSYRQIGDTVSYVQGPREKTIPLDRLVSSETHRDFVVTRSFILGTDQYGRDILSRVIYGSKISLSIGFLVVLISVTLGTVIGVSSGYFGGIIDNILMRIVDVLIAFPALFLILIIIATFGNSIFLIVITLSFTGWMGVSRIVRGQVLSLKEQEFILAAKSLGLSNLRIIFRHLIPNTLTPVIVAATLRIGSIILTEAGLSFLGLGVQPPTPSWGNIINEGRDSLLNHWWISTFPGIAILSTVVCFNLIGDGVRDALDPRMRV from the coding sequence ATGAACCCTGAGACACCACACGTGACTAACAGAGCATCACAACCACGCATCCTCCTCATCGACCGGCTGCTGCCCGGAATCGGACTTTTCAGAACCGGACAAAAAGGCCTCGGGATCTTCTTCATGCTCTCAACGGTTATTTTTTTTGCCATTCTTGGCTGGCGCCTTCCCCTTGTAGCCTCAAGCATACACTCTCTTGGAACAGGCATTCTGCTCATCTTCGTCTCTACGGATAGCTTCTATGCAGTGTTCACCCAGGAAATGCTCGAATTCTGGATCGCATCCATCTACCTGATCTCCGCCCTTTTCGGACTCTTCTACTTTTCTCATCGCTCACTCGGCAAACATCTCGATGAACGCCAACATGGGCCAAAACAGGAGTTGACCCTTTCCGAATCAGGATGGCGATCCTTCAGGAAACACACCATAGCGCTCTACGCTTCAGTTGTCGTTTTCCTTCTCTACTCGACAGCGTTCATGGCCCCTTTTCTGTCGCCATTCAGCCCCTTTGAACAGCAGGACTTTCTGGTTACGGCCTATAAGCCTCCGCTTACCCGTATCGATGCACTTATTCTCAAAGACCGGAAAGGGGTGACTATTCCGTTGCGCAAAGGAACAAACCTGGAAGACAAACTGACCAACACCCTTATCACCGACTTCAAGACACTCAAATCCCGAAATGAACCCAATAAACTGATCTTTGTTGACAGTTACCGTCAAATTGGAGACACAGTCAGCTATGTTCAGGGACCGCGAGAGAAAACCATTCCCCTCGACCGTCTTGTATCTTCTGAAACACACCGGGATTTTGTCGTCACCCGTTCATTCATCCTCGGTACCGACCAGTACGGCCGCGATATACTCAGCAGAGTGATATACGGCTCAAAGATCTCCCTGTCAATCGGTTTTCTGGTTGTGCTCATTTCGGTCACGCTCGGAACGGTTATCGGGGTCTCGTCGGGTTACTTCGGCGGAATAATCGATAATATCCTGATGCGCATTGTCGATGTCCTGATTGCTTTTCCAGCGCTCTTTCTCATCCTCATCATCATCGCCACGTTCGGCAACTCGATCTTTCTCATCGTTATTACCCTCTCATTTACCGGCTGGATGGGCGTATCCCGCATTGTCCGGGGCCAGGTCCTCTCGCTGAAGGAACAGGAGTTCATCCTTGCGGCAAAATCCCTGGGCCTCTCCAATCTGCGCATCATTTTCCGCCATCTTATCCCCAACACGCTGACCCCGGTCATCGTTGCCGCAACCCTGCGCATTGGAAGCATTATCCTTACAGAAGCAGGACTCTCGTTCCTCGGACTGGGCGTGCAACCGCCGACCCCAAGCTGGGGCAACATCATCAACGAAGGCCGCGACAGCCTGCTCAATCACTGGTGGATCTCAACCTTTCCGGGAATTGCCATTCTATCGACTGTCGTCTGTTTCAACCTGATCGGCGACGGTGTCCGAGACGCCCTCGATCCGAGAATGCGCGTCTGA
- a CDS encoding NUDIX hydrolase: MHNDPKPWKTLESIYLHRRPWLTMRQDRVQLANGNTIDDFYVWEYPPWLNIIALTPDEQIILIRQYRHGIGKVLFELPAGVHDRAGESLLQGAQRELLEETGYGGGQWHEWMQLSPNPALQNNISYTFLALGVEKISSQRLDATEEITIHPVSPGEAREIIENGEMLQALHVAPIMKYLLSR; the protein is encoded by the coding sequence ATGCACAACGATCCAAAGCCATGGAAAACGCTTGAAAGCATCTATCTGCACCGCCGGCCATGGCTCACCATGCGGCAGGACAGGGTGCAGCTCGCAAACGGCAATACCATTGATGATTTCTACGTTTGGGAATATCCTCCATGGCTCAATATCATCGCCCTCACTCCCGATGAGCAGATCATCCTGATCCGCCAGTACCGTCACGGCATCGGCAAGGTACTCTTTGAGCTTCCCGCTGGTGTCCACGATAGAGCAGGTGAATCGCTCCTCCAGGGAGCACAGAGGGAACTGCTCGAAGAGACCGGCTACGGTGGAGGGCAATGGCACGAATGGATGCAGCTCTCGCCAAATCCAGCGCTCCAGAACAACATCTCCTACACCTTTCTCGCTCTTGGCGTTGAAAAAATCAGCAGCCAGCGACTTGACGCCACCGAAGAGATCACCATTCATCCGGTCAGTCCGGGTGAAGCGAGGGAAATTATCGAAAACGGAGAGATGCTCCAGGCCCTTCATGTCGCGCCAATCATGAAATATCTGCTTTCACGATAA
- a CDS encoding ComEC/Rec2 family competence protein produces the protein MSFSPAQYPSLRLLLAACSGILAGVGLSVTISFWLISAGVSALLIVVFSYGIERRSVGKSFPGPVTILCFLALVVSAFAAWGTYRYNYVDSDSVLRYLDREVLLHGTVSDRPGKSGSGERFIIDVHEVFVDDATVSASGRVSVFVRSSMPEEDHLTQPGDSVWLKGTLKLIDEAANAGDFDAREYYRRLSVHSSVFVAGPWLVQNEGAGKGVPFDSYVVRPVRHFLEDALDTLFPSGHERDFFRGLLLGERSMIDPEVYDQFRRTGTAHVLAISGLHVGLLVLVVLLFLQRFRQSMSGKWLVVIVLAFLLLIYSQVTGNAPSVRRASIMTGVLLGGYAAGRQVYPLNSLAFADLLMLAFDPLELYQAGFLMTNAAVAAILLLYPLLSAPALSWQGSVGRACRAIWNPFCISLSAMAGVSPLIALYFGSFSVAGIVANLPVVFLVTAMVFSLLPALFLHLLNLPLAELYASSAWFFAHTALSVTGFFSSLEWAALPVRTDPLMVVIYYLSIVALLYFFYEKKNAGLIITLLSLANFICWYPLLHAMQASERLIPVRTGRYIALLYASQASTVLIDAGSGPEDLPIIERQMLRSGIASIDVALQLSSPDTLVARVDAETFMLSDRQKLVLPSMLVARGGKDLLSIWSGDGSSLLVAAGVEALIRRAGGQPERSVVVLLRRFGIDEYRELAAWLDRYEPTECRIVCASRMPQKQRALVEHLALRGSAVSVE, from the coding sequence ATGTCTTTTTCCCCCGCTCAATATCCCTCTTTGCGTCTTCTTCTGGCGGCTTGTTCAGGCATTCTCGCTGGTGTAGGCTTGTCGGTGACGATCTCTTTCTGGCTTATCTCTGCTGGAGTTTCGGCATTGCTGATTGTCGTTTTTAGCTATGGGATTGAACGGCGTTCTGTCGGCAAGAGCTTTCCCGGGCCTGTAACGATCCTCTGTTTTCTGGCGCTTGTCGTATCAGCCTTTGCCGCCTGGGGCACCTACCGTTACAACTATGTCGACAGTGATTCAGTTCTCCGTTATCTTGACAGGGAGGTCTTGCTGCACGGAACCGTTTCCGACCGACCCGGGAAGTCCGGTTCCGGAGAACGTTTTATTATAGATGTTCATGAGGTATTTGTCGACGATGCAACCGTTTCTGCTTCAGGGCGAGTCTCAGTCTTTGTCCGCTCTTCAATGCCGGAGGAGGATCACTTGACGCAACCGGGAGATAGCGTGTGGTTGAAAGGGACGCTGAAGCTTATCGATGAAGCGGCCAATGCCGGTGATTTTGATGCACGCGAGTACTATCGCCGGCTCAGTGTGCATAGTTCTGTATTTGTTGCCGGTCCCTGGCTTGTGCAGAACGAGGGTGCTGGCAAAGGCGTGCCGTTCGACTCATATGTTGTACGTCCTGTGCGACATTTTCTTGAAGACGCTCTCGATACGTTGTTCCCGTCCGGGCACGAACGGGATTTTTTCAGGGGGCTTCTTCTTGGAGAACGCTCGATGATCGATCCCGAGGTCTACGATCAGTTTCGGCGAACCGGTACAGCCCATGTACTGGCGATTTCAGGCCTGCATGTCGGACTGCTTGTTCTTGTCGTCCTTCTTTTTCTGCAGCGTTTCAGGCAGTCAATGTCGGGAAAATGGCTGGTTGTCATTGTACTTGCCTTTCTGTTGCTGATTTACTCACAGGTGACAGGTAACGCGCCATCGGTGAGACGGGCATCCATCATGACCGGTGTACTGCTTGGGGGGTATGCGGCTGGACGTCAGGTCTATCCTTTGAACTCTCTCGCATTTGCCGACCTGCTCATGCTTGCCTTTGATCCGCTCGAACTCTATCAGGCCGGTTTTCTCATGACGAACGCTGCCGTGGCAGCGATTCTGCTGCTCTATCCGCTGCTCAGTGCTCCGGCGCTATCCTGGCAGGGGAGCGTCGGACGGGCCTGTCGGGCGATCTGGAATCCTTTCTGTATCAGTCTTTCTGCCATGGCCGGGGTTTCTCCTCTCATCGCCCTCTATTTCGGTTCCTTTTCCGTTGCAGGTATCGTTGCTAATCTTCCTGTTGTGTTTCTTGTCACCGCCATGGTTTTTTCCCTTCTTCCGGCGCTTTTCCTCCATCTGCTCAACCTGCCGTTGGCAGAACTCTATGCCTCCTCTGCATGGTTTTTTGCCCACACGGCGCTTTCTGTTACCGGTTTCTTCAGTAGTCTTGAATGGGCCGCACTTCCTGTTCGCACAGATCCGCTCATGGTCGTCATCTACTATCTGTCGATAGTTGCCCTGCTGTATTTCTTCTATGAGAAAAAGAATGCCGGATTGATCATTACACTGCTCAGCCTGGCTAATTTCATCTGCTGGTACCCTCTGCTGCATGCCATGCAAGCGTCTGAACGGCTGATTCCTGTCAGAACCGGCAGATACATAGCGCTCTTGTATGCCTCACAAGCCTCAACGGTGCTCATCGATGCCGGATCCGGTCCAGAAGATCTGCCAATAATAGAACGTCAGATGCTTCGTAGCGGCATAGCATCAATCGATGTGGCACTGCAGTTGAGTTCGCCGGACACTCTTGTCGCTCGGGTTGACGCTGAGACGTTCATGCTGTCGGACCGGCAGAAGCTTGTCTTGCCCTCTATGCTCGTTGCCAGAGGGGGAAAGGATCTGCTTTCCATATGGAGCGGCGATGGGTCCTCACTGCTTGTTGCTGCAGGTGTCGAAGCTCTGATACGTCGTGCAGGAGGGCAGCCGGAGCGGAGTGTTGTCGTTCTTCTCAGACGTTTCGGTATTGATGAGTATCGCGAGCTTGCTGCATGGCTCGACAGATATGAGCCAACGGAGTGCAGGATCGTCTGTGCCTCTCGAATGCCGCAGAAGCAGCGTGCTCTGGTCGAGCATCTTGCCCTGAGAGGTTCAGCCGTGTCTGTTGAGTGA